One stretch of Pecten maximus unplaced genomic scaffold, xPecMax1.1, whole genome shotgun sequence DNA includes these proteins:
- the LOC117321450 gene encoding uncharacterized protein LOC117321450, producing MAQRGGTVYEFLGCFWYGCSKCFPLNRNMVKLQRTKQSMNELFALTKKKENYIRTLGINYHSIWEHEFEELLNTCQDAKVVCDSLDIKERLDPRDSFFGGRTNTTKLHNKVKDDEKVHYVDFTSLYINKYEKYPIKHPIIITQGFKDISEYFGIAKVTILPPKGLYHPVLPQKLNGKLTFALCRTCAERCSQKPYQCPDSDWAMTGTWCTPEINKAVEKGYKVIEIFEVYHFDESSQYDPSTEEGGLFGEYINVFLKIKQESSDWPAWVQSEEDAAQYIEQYFKREGIRLNPDNIRKNKALRSLAKLLLNSFWGKFGQRLNMPQTTYFHEYEADKFFQCLSDRTKIIKDFHIVTDDTIQVTWENDEHFILENDQTNIFVASMTTCWARLKLYGILEMLGNRVLYYDTDSVIYVSGQSDLNPDLGDYLGELTSELDPDDHITHFVSGGPKQYSYITYKGKENIFDS from the exons ATGGCACAGCGTGGCGGAACTGTGTACGAATTTCTGGGTTGTTTTTGGTACGGTTGTAGTAAATGCTTTCCTCTCAATAGGAATATGGTGAAGCTTCAACGTACCAAACAATCCATGAACGAGTTATTTGCTCTcacaaaaaagaaagaaaactatATAAGAACTTTAGGTATAAATTATCATAGCATATGGGAACACGAGTTTGAGGAATTACTGAACACTTGTCAGGATGCCAAGGTTGTATGTGACAGTCTCGATATCAAGGAGAGACTAGATCCCAGAGACTCTTTCTTTGGGGGTAGAACTAACACCACAAAGCTACATAATAAAGTAAAAGACGATGAAAAAGTGCACTACGTCGATTTCACTTCCTTGTACATCAATAAATACGAAAAGTATCCAATCAAACATCCCATCATTATTACACAGGGTTTTAAGgatatttcagaatattttggCATTGCAAAAGTCACAATTTTACCGCCAAAGGGCCTTTATCACCCCGTCTTACCTCAAAAGTTAAACGGGAAGCTTACATTTGCTCTCTGTCGTACGTGTGCAGAACGATGCTCTCAGAAACCGTATCAGTGCCCCGACAGTGATTGGGCGATGACTGGCACATGGTGTACACCCGAAATCAACAAGGCGGTGGAGAAAGGTTACAAGGTTATAGAAATCTTTGAAGTGTACCATTTTGATGAAAGTAGTCAATATGATCCTTCCACAGAGGAAGGAGGTCTTTTCGGGgaatacattaatgtatttcTTAAAATCAAGCAGGAGTCTAGCGATTGGCCCGCCTGGGTTCAGTCGGAAGAAGACGCTGCCCAGTATATAGAGCAGTACTTCAAAAGAGAAGGTATTCGTCTCAATCCAGACAATATTAGAAAAAACAAGGCCCTGAGATCTCTCGCAAAGTTACTTCTGAATTCTTTTTGGGGAAAGTTTGGTCAACGATTAAACATGCCACAGACTACATATTTTCATGAGTATGAGGCCGACAAGTTTTTTCAATGCTTGTCCGATAGAACAAAAATCATAAAAGATTTTCACATCGTAACCGATGATACCATCCAAGTGACTTGGGAGAATGATGAGCACTTCATACTTGAAAACGATCAAACCAATATATTCGTGGCTAGCATGACAACATGCTGGGCTAGACTTAAATTATATGGTATCCTAGAAATGCTGGGTAATCGCGTGTTGTACTACGACACAGATTCCGTAATATATGTCAGTGGGCAAAGTGACCTTAACCCTGACCTGGGGGATTATCTTGGCGAACTGACTAGTGAACTTGACCCAGACGACCACATCACACACTTTGTATCCGGGGGTCCAAAGCAGTACTCGTACATTACATATAAAGG aaaagaaaacattttcgaTTCGTGA